The Arachis hypogaea cultivar Tifrunner chromosome 19, arahy.Tifrunner.gnm2.J5K5, whole genome shotgun sequence genome has a window encoding:
- the LOC140181945 gene encoding uncharacterized protein, with the protein MQMRAMEKAKKSKPTRVLKRQLKPFTCRYCLQKGHTKRGCLKKRAVDVAAAVAAAAAATTAAATKTKSNPQGNAASGSTVDPNTVTPEAIDVHPPCANQDAPPSQPPPDPAPQPVDVQEVEIDISQPNFSNAQEFQENRHHLRSHPSCRPEGSRHHHQD; encoded by the exons atgCAGATGAGAGCAATGGAGAAAGCAAAAAAATCTAAGCCTACTAGAGTCTTAAAGAGACAACTAAAGCCCTTTACTTGCAGATATTGCCTACAGAAGGGACACACAAAGAGAGGTTGCCTAAAGAAGAGAGCAGTTGATGTTGCCGCTGCTGTTGCTGCTGCAGCTGCAGCTACAACTGCCGCTGCTACTAAGACTAAATCCAATCCACAAGGAAATGCAGCATCAGGATCAACTGTTGATCCGAATACTGTCACACCAGAAGCTATAGATGTTCATCCACCTTGTGCGAATCAAGATGCACCCCCAAGTCAACCTCCTCCAGATCCTGCACCCCAGCCCGTTGATGTCCAAGAAGTTGAAATTGACATTTCTCAACCCAACTTCTCAAATGCACAAGAGTTTCAAGAG aataGGCACCACCTCCGAAGCCATCCAAGTTGCAGACCAGAAGGAAGTCGTCACCACCACCAGGACTGA